Below is a window of Granulicella pectinivorans DNA.
TGGCAGTCTCTCGCTCAACGTTTTGGTGGTCAACGCGTTCAGTGTAATGGGTTTGGGCGGATATCGGTTTCTTTTAACTGTCCGGTTTTTGGGTAGTTTGAAGGGGATTTTATGCGATGAACGTATCGAGCCCCCGCGTACACTGGTGAGCCATGAAGACCCTGGTGCTGTTTCTCGTTCTTGCCTCTTCCGCCGCACTGGCGCAGACACGCGTGCTCTACGACGACGACTGCACCAACGACAACGATTGCCCCGTAAACTTCGCGACCCTGCACAAGCTGGCAGACGCAGGCGAAATCACGATTCTCGCCACCGTGGCCGACAGCGCCCATCCCCTCGCGGCTCCGGCGATGAAGGTCTTCAACACCTACTACGGCCGCCCCGGCATCCCAGTCGGTGCCAATCAGACCGCTGCCCCGGACAATCCGCTCTGCGTCAAGAACCAATGCAACCAGAGCACATGGCTGGGTGGCCTGATCTCGCACTTCGATCTGGGAGACACCCGGGCGAAATATCCCGGCTGCGTCACGGTCTATCGCGAGACGCTGGCAAAGCAGCCGGACAAGTCCGTGACGGTCGTGGCGACCGGCTTCCTCACCTGCGTCGCGCAGTTGCTCGCCAGCAAAGGCGGTCCGGAGCTTGTGAAAGCCAAGGTGGCGAAGCTCGTTGTGATGGGTGGAGCCTATCCAAGGGGATTTGAGTTCAATCTGGACTCCGACCCCGCGGACTCGGCAACGGTGTTTGCGACCTGGACCACACCGAACGGCTACCCGCCCATCTGGCTGATCAGCTTCGCGGACGGGGCCAAGGCGCTGTCCGGGCCTCCCGCAAGCGACGATCCGACAACGCATCCGGGCGTCTATGCGTTTCAGTTGGCGAAGTCGACGCAGCGCGGTTCGTGGGACAGCATGTCCATTCTCTACGCGGCGCGTGGCCTTACCCACAAGGGCGTCACCTATTGGACAGACTCGGGCAACGGAACGGTCCTCATGGATACGGCCACAGGCGAAGACACGTTCTCAACCAAGACAACCTCCGGCCACCACTTTCTGATCAACGCCCTCAGCAACGAAGGCTTCTCCGCGATTCTCGACGGATACAAGCACAAGGGGTTTGCCGGATTAGCGCCCGCCCACTGACCCTCGGTGCCGGTGCGAGGATAAACTGGAAACGACATGCAGACCCTTACCGCTCGCAGATTGCTTACGCCGATTGGCTCCGTGGAGTATCCCGTCATCACCGTAGGCGACGATGGCCTGATCGCCGAGATCGAATCCGACCCCACCCTGCCACACGCGAACGACACGCTGACCGCTGCGTTCCTGGATGTGCATACGCACGGGGGCATGTCCCACGATGTGATGACCGCCAGCCCGAAAGACTTCGTCGAGTTCAATCGCTTCCTGGCAACGCGCGGCGTCGGCCAGTATCTGGCGACCACCGTCACCGCTCCTATCGATGCAACGCTTCGTGGTCTAGAGGCGATCGCCGATGAGATCGAACGCGCCCACGATGGCGTGGCGACACCGATCGGCGTGCATCTGGAGGGGCCGTTCATCTCCCACGCCAAACGCGGCGTACATCCGGAGGGCGATATTCTTCCGCCGTCGATTGAGCTCTTCGACCGGTTCCAGGCAGCTGCCCGCGGGCACATCCGCCTGATCACCATTGCGCCGGAGATTCCCGGCGCACTTGACCTGATCGCGCACTGCAAAGCTCTCGGAGTGAGGGTGAGCCTCGGCCACACGAACGCCACATCTCCCGAGACACAGGCCGGAATCGACGCAGGCGCGTCCTCGGCGACCCACACCTACAACGCCATGCGAGCGCTCGATCATCGAGCCCCCGGAGTCCTGGGAACGGTGCTCGATTCATCCAGCCTATTCGCGGAGTTGATCTGCGATGGAATCCACGTCGCGCCGGAGCTGGTGCGCCTCTGGCTGAAGGCCAAGGGGCCTGAGCTGGCGATCCTCGTCACGGATTCGATGTCCGCTGCAGGCATGCCCGACGGGGCCTACACGCTCGGCACCTTCGACGTCGCCGTCGCGGAGGGGAAGGCACTGCTAAAGTCCGATCTCGATCGTGGCAAAGAGACCCTCGCCGGCTCGATCCTCACCATGGATAAGGCAGTCGCGAACGTACAGGCGATGACCGGAGCGAGTCTGGGCATTGCGGTCAATCTGGCCTCGGCCAATCCAGCCCGGATGCTTGGGCTGGAGCCGGCGATACGGCCCGGGACGGTGGGCAACTTCAATCGCTTCGCCGCAAGTGGGCGCCTGGAGCAGACGATCCTTCGTGGGAAGGCAGTAAACTAAGGATTCGCTTTTTGCCGGGAACGGCGGTTCGGAACATCCGAGCTGACGCCCACACCTGTCTCTGAAACAACCACGCGAACCAAGACGTTCCATCTTTCGTACAAAGAATTCGACCATGACCTCCCCGCTTAAAATCGGCATTGACTTCGGCACGACCAACAGCTCGGTCGCCATCGAGCGCGGCACAGGCGCGGTCGAACTGGTACAGTTCCCTGCCCGCGCGTCGGCGACGGAAAGTTTCCGCTCCGTCCTTTATCTGGAGCAGCAGAAGGGCCGCGTCGTCTCGTCGACCGGGCCACAGGCGATTGAGCACTATCTCGAAGCCGAGATGCCGGGACGGCTGATCCAGTCGCTGAAGTCCTATCTCCCGTCGCGCACCCTGACCGGGACCGAAGTCTTCGGTCGCAGATATACGCTCGAAGACCTGATCGCCCGCATCCTGACCGACCTGCGGATCGGCCTGGAGAAGCACCTCGGCGCGCCGCTTGCTGCTGACGCCACCGTAAACGTAGGACGCCCCGTGCGATTCGTCTCCGCCGAAAACGAAGAGGACGACGCCTACGCGACGGAGCGGCTCCGCGCAGCATTCGCGCAGGCCGGCTTCCCCTCCGTCACCTTCGAGCTGGAGCCGGTCGCCGCCGCCTTCGCCTATGAGGCCTCGCTCGACCACGACGAAACCATCCTCATCGGAGACTTCGGCGGCGGCACCAGCGACTTTTCGCTCCTGCCTGTCGGGCCCTCGTTCCGGAGCGCCCGCGAGATCATCGGAAACTCCGGCCTCGGCCTCGCCGGAGACGCCTTCGACGCCCGCATCGTGCGCAAACTCGTCTCCCCCGGCCTCGGCGCCGACACCCTCGAAAAGACCTACGACAATCCCTTCGCGCCGCCTGTCCCCAAGCGCTTCCCCGGCCGCGCCGCAGTCCTCCCCCCGCAACGCGAACTCAAGATCATCCCCGCCGTCCCCGCCTGGATCTACGCCAACCTCGAACGCTGGCACTACCTGTCGTTCCTCAAGACACGCAACGTCACCGAGATCCTGAAGGCCGCGCGCGCACGCGCCGAGGAGCCCGAAAAGGTCGCGTCGCTCATCACGTTGATCGAAGAGGACCTCGGCTATCAGCTTCACCAGGCCGTGCAAAGGCTGAAGATCGATCTCTCCCGCAAAGAGACCGCGACATTCCGCTTCCCGGAGCTCGATCCCACCGGCAGCCGTGGCCTCTCGTCCGAGGTAGCGCGTGCCGATTTCGAGGGCTGGATTCAGCCCGAGCTCGAAGCGATTGAAGCCTGCGTCGACGGCCTGATGACGTCCTCGTCCATGCGTCCGGGGAAGGTGGATCGCGTCTTCCTCACCGGAGGCACAAGCTTTGTCCCAGCCGTAAGGAAGATCTTCGAAACTCGCTTTGGAGCGGATCGCGTCGTGACCGGAAACGAATTCACATCAGTGGCGCGGGGACTGGCGCTCCGCTAGCACTTCAGCCCCATCCGAGCCCGCCAAAGCGCCCCATCGAGCGAGTCTTCGGCCACTTCCTTCACCGTGACATTGACCCCATTTTCCGCCAGCGACTTCACCATCGAAGTCCGTACCGTCTCGATGCGGTCGAGCACGCTGCCCACAAAGGCCACGCCCACCGTACCCGGGTCGCCCGACTCCTCCATCTTCAGACGCACCAGAGCCACTTGGTCGGCAAGGTCGTCGCCAGCCCGTTCCAGCACCGCCCGGGCGAGATCGTCGCCCTCTTCCGCGCACCACGCCACCACCGGTGCAAGCGCTGCAAAATCCGGTCCCGGGCGCACATTCGCCGCAGCCACCACGTCGCCGATCGTATCCGCCCCCCAGGCCTCCTGGATCGCCTTCAGCATCGTCGTCGGCACACCCCGGTCGAGTCCCCAGAACACCGCTTTCACGCCCTCATGCCCAATCCAGAACCCCGAGCCCTCATCCCCGATCGCCGGCCCCCAGCCGCCCGCCGAATACATCGTGCCATCCGCCGCACGACCGACGATGTTGGACCCCGTTCCCGCAATCACCAGAATCCCCGGCCCGCCCTGAAACGCCGCATCCAGCGCAATCACCTCATCGCCACACAGAAGAAGTTCGCCGCCCACCAGCTTGCCGAGCGTGTTCTCCGCCCACACCCGCACCGCCGAGATCGATAGCCCAGCGATCCCCATGCACGTCCGCGTAACATCGCTCAGCGACACACCCGCGACCGCGGCGGCTTCCGTAACAAGGCCCGTCAGGCGATCCGTCGCCTCCGCCTCGGAGACACGCATCAGCTTCACAGTGCCGCAACTTACGCGGGCCAGCTCGCGGGTCTCATCCGCGACACAGCACACTGTCTTCGTACCACCTGCATCGATCGCCAAATACAAACTCATCGCTGGTGATACTACAGGGTTCAGCCCCTTCGTTGCTATCTGGGCCCTAAGCCCTATGACCTAAGCGCCGCCTCTCCGATACACTCCCATTCATGCAGCTTCCCGTTTCCGCAACGCGTCTTCACCCTCTGGATCTCGTGCTGATCGTGCTTTACCTGGTCGGCATCACGCTATTTGGGCTGCGCTTCCGCACCAAAAAGGTCGCGGGCGGTGCCCCGGCGCAGACGCTCAAGAGCTACTTCCTCGCCGACAACACGATCCCCTGGTGGGCCATCGCGCTATCCATCGTCTCCGCCGAGACCAGCACCCTCACCATCATCTCCATCCCCGGCGTGGCCTTCGCGGGCGACTTCGGCTTTCTGCAGGTGGTCCTCGGCTACATGATCGGCCGCATCGTCGTCGCGATGCTCTTCCTGCCCAAGTACTTCGACGGCAAGATGCTGACCGCCTACCAGCTCATCAACCAGCGCTTCGGTTCGACCCTCCATAAGGTCACCGCAGGACTCTTTCTCCTCACCCGCGCCGCGGCAGAGGGCGTCCGCGTCTTTGCCGTATCCATCGTCGTCGGCATCGCCATTGGCACAGGCGACCTTCTCTCCATCGCCATCATCACCATCCTCACGCTTCTCTACACCTTCGAGGGAGGCATGGCCGCGGTCATCTGGACCGACGTCGTCCAGATGGCGATCTACGTCGGTGGCACCGTCGTCGCGCTCATCACGCTCGGCAACCACGTCCCCGGCGGATGGACCACGATCCACGCTGTAGCCGGCGCAGCGGGCAAGTTCCACTGGCTCGACTTCTCCTTCAACCTCACCTCGTCCTACACCTTCTGGGCCGGAGCCGTAGGCGGCTCCTTCCTCACCATGGCCAGCCACGGCACCG
It encodes the following:
- a CDS encoding nucleoside hydrolase, giving the protein MKTLVLFLVLASSAALAQTRVLYDDDCTNDNDCPVNFATLHKLADAGEITILATVADSAHPLAAPAMKVFNTYYGRPGIPVGANQTAAPDNPLCVKNQCNQSTWLGGLISHFDLGDTRAKYPGCVTVYRETLAKQPDKSVTVVATGFLTCVAQLLASKGGPELVKAKVAKLVVMGGAYPRGFEFNLDSDPADSATVFATWTTPNGYPPIWLISFADGAKALSGPPASDDPTTHPGVYAFQLAKSTQRGSWDSMSILYAARGLTHKGVTYWTDSGNGTVLMDTATGEDTFSTKTTSGHHFLINALSNEGFSAILDGYKHKGFAGLAPAH
- the nagA gene encoding N-acetylglucosamine-6-phosphate deacetylase, with the translated sequence MQTLTARRLLTPIGSVEYPVITVGDDGLIAEIESDPTLPHANDTLTAAFLDVHTHGGMSHDVMTASPKDFVEFNRFLATRGVGQYLATTVTAPIDATLRGLEAIADEIERAHDGVATPIGVHLEGPFISHAKRGVHPEGDILPPSIELFDRFQAAARGHIRLITIAPEIPGALDLIAHCKALGVRVSLGHTNATSPETQAGIDAGASSATHTYNAMRALDHRAPGVLGTVLDSSSLFAELICDGIHVAPELVRLWLKAKGPELAILVTDSMSAAGMPDGAYTLGTFDVAVAEGKALLKSDLDRGKETLAGSILTMDKAVANVQAMTGASLGIAVNLASANPARMLGLEPAIRPGTVGNFNRFAASGRLEQTILRGKAVN
- a CDS encoding Hsp70 family protein, which gives rise to MTSPLKIGIDFGTTNSSVAIERGTGAVELVQFPARASATESFRSVLYLEQQKGRVVSSTGPQAIEHYLEAEMPGRLIQSLKSYLPSRTLTGTEVFGRRYTLEDLIARILTDLRIGLEKHLGAPLAADATVNVGRPVRFVSAENEEDDAYATERLRAAFAQAGFPSVTFELEPVAAAFAYEASLDHDETILIGDFGGGTSDFSLLPVGPSFRSAREIIGNSGLGLAGDAFDARIVRKLVSPGLGADTLEKTYDNPFAPPVPKRFPGRAAVLPPQRELKIIPAVPAWIYANLERWHYLSFLKTRNVTEILKAARARAEEPEKVASLITLIEEDLGYQLHQAVQRLKIDLSRKETATFRFPELDPTGSRGLSSEVARADFEGWIQPELEAIEACVDGLMTSSSMRPGKVDRVFLTGGTSFVPAVRKIFETRFGADRVVTGNEFTSVARGLALR
- a CDS encoding N-acetylglucosamine kinase; amino-acid sequence: MSLYLAIDAGGTKTVCCVADETRELARVSCGTVKLMRVSEAEATDRLTGLVTEAAAVAGVSLSDVTRTCMGIAGLSISAVRVWAENTLGKLVGGELLLCGDEVIALDAAFQGGPGILVIAGTGSNIVGRAADGTMYSAGGWGPAIGDEGSGFWIGHEGVKAVFWGLDRGVPTTMLKAIQEAWGADTIGDVVAAANVRPGPDFAALAPVVAWCAEEGDDLARAVLERAGDDLADQVALVRLKMEESGDPGTVGVAFVGSVLDRIETVRTSMVKSLAENGVNVTVKEVAEDSLDGALWRARMGLKC